In the Microtus pennsylvanicus isolate mMicPen1 chromosome 6, mMicPen1.hap1, whole genome shotgun sequence genome, one interval contains:
- the LOC142852926 gene encoding olfactory receptor 7C1-like produces the protein MEAENHTGIPEFYLLGLSENPEIQSTLFGLFLSLYLVTIFGNLLIILAIVSDPKLHTPMYLFLSNLSFSDICFTSTTVPKMLLNIQTQRKRITYVGCIAQMYFFTVFGLLDNLLLTVMAYDRFVAICHPLHYTVLMSPRLCFHLLLLAWLISILGALPESLTALRLSFCAVVEIPHYFCELPELLKLACSNTFINNVVLYVVTGLMGFFPLAGILFSYSQIVTSVLQMSTAGGKYKAFSTCGSHLSVVSLFYGTCLGVYLSSTWTQASWAGVLASILYTVVTPMMNPFIYSLRNRDMKRALNALLCNLSSPS, from the coding sequence TCTGTCTTTGTACTTGGTGACGATCTTCGGGAATCTGCTCATCATCCTGGCCATTGTCTCTGACCCTAAACTGCACACGCCCATGTATTTATTCCTCTCTAACCTATCCTTCTCTGACATCTGCTTTACCTCTACCACTGTCCCGAAGATGCTGCTGaacatccagacacagaggaagcgcATCACCTACGTGGGCTGCATCGCACAGATGTACTTTTTCACGGTCTTTGGACTTCTGGACAATTTGCTTCTGACTGTGATGGCATATGACCGCTTTGTGGCCATCTGTCACCCTCTGCACTACACGGTCCTTATGAGCCCTAGGCTCTGTTTCCACCTACTTCTCCTGGCATGGCTCATAAGCATCCTCGGAGCCCTGCCTGAGAGTTTAACTGCTCTGAGACTGTCATTCTGTGCCGTCGTGGAAATCCCACACTATTTTTGTGAGCTTCCTGAACTCCTCAAGCTAGCCTGCTCCAACACCTTCATCAACAACGTCGTGTTGTATGTTGTAACCGGCCTCATGGGCTTTTTCCCCCTTGCTGGGATACTCTTCTCTTATTCTCAGATTGTGACATCTGTCCTTCAGATGTCAACAGCAGGAGGGAAGTATAAAGCATTTTCCACCTGCGGTTCTCACCTCTCAGTTGTCTCTCTGTTCTATGGAACCTGCCTAGGCGTGTACCTCAGTTCTACATGGACACAGGCTTCTTGGGCAGGGGTGCTCGCCTCCATTCTGTATACTGTGGTCACTCCCATGATGAACCCCttcatctacagcctgaggaacaggGACATGAAGAGAGCCCTGAATGCACTTCTATGTAACCTATCATCACCATCTtga